A single genomic interval of Arthrobacter sp. NicSoilB8 harbors:
- the moeB gene encoding molybdopterin-synthase adenylyltransferase MoeB, translating to MASKFTPNGAPETPRTQLDQRPGPLVEPAADLSPDEVERYSRHLIIPEIGAIGQRRLKNAKVLVIGAGGLGSPALLYLAAAGVGTLGIVDDDDVDLSNLQRQIIHGVADVGRPKIESARDAIDALNPLVDVRLHNVRLDASNALDLFAGYDLILDGADNFATRYLVNDAAAILGKPYVWGSIFRFDGQVSVFWEQHGPTYRDLYPEAPPAGSVPSCGEGGVFGMLCAAVGSLMVTEAVKLITGVGRSLLGRLALYDALGGTWREIKVARDPEAERITELTDYEAFCGITPAADAGTEHTVTATQLATMLASRQAGLKDFHLVDVRESGEYEIVRIDGSVLIPQGRILAGEAWQELPQDAEIVFHCKAGTRSAAVLSAARAAGYERVSHLEGGILAWVRDVEPGKPVY from the coding sequence ATGGCTTCCAAGTTCACCCCCAATGGTGCCCCCGAAACCCCCCGGACCCAGCTGGACCAGCGGCCTGGACCGCTGGTTGAACCGGCGGCGGATCTCAGCCCGGACGAGGTGGAACGCTACTCGCGCCACCTGATCATTCCCGAGATCGGCGCGATCGGCCAGCGCCGCCTCAAGAACGCGAAAGTCCTCGTGATTGGGGCCGGCGGTCTTGGCTCTCCGGCACTGCTCTACCTCGCCGCGGCCGGGGTCGGGACCCTCGGCATCGTCGACGACGACGACGTCGACCTGAGCAACCTCCAACGGCAGATCATCCACGGTGTCGCGGACGTGGGCCGGCCCAAGATCGAGTCCGCCCGCGATGCCATTGACGCCCTGAACCCGCTCGTGGACGTCCGGCTCCACAACGTCCGCCTCGACGCGTCCAACGCCCTGGACCTCTTCGCCGGCTACGACCTCATTCTCGACGGCGCCGACAACTTCGCCACCCGTTACCTCGTCAACGACGCAGCCGCCATCCTCGGCAAGCCCTACGTCTGGGGATCGATCTTCCGCTTCGACGGCCAGGTCAGCGTCTTTTGGGAACAGCATGGGCCCACCTACCGGGACCTCTACCCGGAGGCGCCGCCGGCCGGATCCGTGCCCTCCTGCGGGGAGGGCGGCGTGTTCGGCATGCTGTGTGCCGCCGTCGGGTCGCTCATGGTGACCGAGGCCGTCAAACTGATCACCGGCGTCGGGCGGTCCCTTCTGGGCCGGCTGGCGCTCTATGACGCGCTGGGCGGAACGTGGCGGGAGATCAAGGTGGCCAGGGACCCTGAGGCCGAGCGCATCACGGAGCTGACCGACTATGAGGCCTTCTGCGGGATAACCCCGGCGGCGGACGCGGGTACCGAGCACACGGTGACGGCAACCCAGCTCGCCACCATGCTGGCCTCCCGCCAGGCCGGCCTCAAGGACTTCCACCTGGTGGACGTACGGGAAAGCGGGGAGTACGAGATCGTCCGCATTGACGGGTCGGTGCTGATCCCGCAGGGCCGCATCCTTGCCGGGGAAGCCTGGCAGGAACTGCCCCAGGACGCCGAAATCGTCTTCCACTGCAAGGCCGGAACACGGTCCGCCGCTGTCCTGTCCGCGGCCCGAGCCGCCGGATACGAGCGCGTCAGCCACCTCGAGGGCGGCATCCTGGCCTGGGTGCGGGACGTGGAACCCGGGAAGCCCGTTTACTGA
- a CDS encoding ferrochelatase, producing the protein MSPLDPQTATVTAVNPVTEAGRMAPKDYDAVLLASFGGPEGQEDVIPFLRNVTRGRGIPDERLEEVSHHYRANGGISPINAQNRALKAAMETELAARGIDLPVFWGNRNWNPYIPQTLQDMYDAGHRKVLMVTTSAYSCYSSCRQYREDIGIALTDTGLDGKLEVDKVRQYFDHPGFVEPFIEGTAAGLADVRARLAAAGTPDAPVHILFATHSIPTRDAEAAGRSEGEPRHFDEDSAYVAQHLATGTEVIRRVEAESGLTAPWSLVYQSRSGAPHVPWLEPDINDAIEDLAGQGVKGVVIVPLGFVSDHMEVVWDLDTEALETCGKLGLTATRVPTPGTHRKFVSGIVDLICERTAANNIADRPHLTGLGPWYDVCRPGCCANFRGEKPTIAGADTTVGTGHDPHPAAAPAAADSAGPAAGQAAP; encoded by the coding sequence ATGAGCCCGCTTGATCCGCAGACAGCCACCGTTACCGCCGTGAACCCCGTCACCGAGGCCGGCAGGATGGCTCCCAAGGACTACGACGCCGTCCTCCTTGCCTCCTTCGGCGGCCCGGAAGGCCAGGAGGACGTCATCCCGTTCCTCCGCAACGTCACCCGGGGCCGCGGCATCCCGGATGAACGGCTCGAAGAGGTTTCGCACCACTACCGCGCCAACGGCGGCATCAGCCCCATCAACGCCCAGAACCGCGCGCTCAAGGCCGCCATGGAGACCGAGCTCGCCGCCCGGGGCATCGATCTGCCGGTCTTCTGGGGCAACCGCAACTGGAACCCCTACATCCCGCAGACGCTCCAGGACATGTACGACGCCGGGCACCGCAAGGTCCTTATGGTCACCACGAGCGCTTACTCCTGTTACTCCAGCTGCCGCCAGTACCGCGAGGACATCGGCATCGCCCTGACCGACACCGGGCTGGACGGAAAACTCGAGGTGGACAAGGTGCGCCAGTACTTTGACCACCCGGGTTTTGTCGAGCCTTTCATCGAGGGCACCGCCGCCGGCCTGGCCGACGTCCGCGCCCGGCTCGCCGCGGCCGGCACTCCCGACGCCCCGGTGCACATCCTGTTCGCCACCCACTCCATCCCCACCCGTGACGCCGAGGCCGCCGGCCGTTCCGAGGGCGAGCCCCGCCACTTCGACGAAGACTCCGCCTACGTGGCCCAGCACCTGGCCACCGGCACCGAGGTCATCCGCCGGGTTGAAGCCGAGTCCGGGCTGACCGCCCCGTGGTCCCTTGTTTACCAGTCCCGGTCCGGGGCTCCGCATGTGCCGTGGCTCGAACCCGACATCAACGACGCCATCGAGGACCTCGCCGGCCAGGGCGTCAAGGGCGTCGTGATTGTGCCCCTGGGCTTCGTCAGCGACCACATGGAAGTCGTCTGGGACCTTGACACCGAGGCGCTGGAAACCTGCGGCAAGCTCGGCCTGACGGCCACCCGCGTCCCGACGCCGGGAACGCACCGCAAGTTCGTTTCCGGAATCGTGGACCTGATCTGCGAGCGGACCGCGGCGAACAACATCGCCGACCGGCCGCACCTGACCGGGCTCGGCCCCTGGTACGACGTCTGCCGGCCTGGCTGCTGCGCGAACTTCCGCGGCGAAAAGCCCACGATCGCCGGCGCCGACACCACGGTCGGGACCGGGCACGATCCCCATCCGGCGGCAGCACCCGCCGCCGCGGATTCGGCGGGCCCGGCGGCCGGTCAGGCAGCGCCGTGA
- the hemE gene encoding uroporphyrinogen decarboxylase produces MDGRTAGSPLITAYRGGTPSRRPVWFMRQAGRSLPEYLKVREGVGMLDSCLRPELASEITLQPVRRHDVDAAIFFSDIVIPLKLAGVGVDIVPGVGPVLDVPVRTAEDVAALPQLTWEALEPIREAVRLTVAELGSTPLIGFAGAPFTLAAYMVEGKPSRDHLGPRTMMHADPETWTALANWAADASGMFLRAQLEAGASAAQLFDSWAGSLGLADYQRFVAPASSRALDHVRHLGAPLIHFGTGTSELLVAMRDVGVDVVGVDYRLPLDEANRRLGGSVPLQGNIDPALLSAPWEVLEAHVREVIRAGSAAPGHVLNLGHGVPPETDPAVLTRVVELIHSISPE; encoded by the coding sequence ATGGACGGCCGCACCGCGGGCTCCCCGCTGATCACCGCATACCGCGGCGGCACGCCCTCCCGCCGTCCCGTCTGGTTCATGCGCCAGGCCGGCCGCTCGCTGCCGGAATACCTCAAGGTCCGCGAGGGCGTCGGGATGCTCGACTCGTGCCTCCGCCCGGAGCTGGCTTCCGAGATCACGCTGCAGCCGGTCCGCCGACACGACGTCGATGCCGCCATCTTCTTCTCGGACATCGTCATCCCGCTCAAACTGGCTGGCGTCGGCGTGGACATCGTGCCCGGCGTGGGCCCTGTCCTGGACGTGCCGGTGCGCACGGCCGAGGACGTTGCTGCCCTTCCGCAGCTGACCTGGGAGGCCCTGGAACCCATCCGCGAAGCCGTCCGGCTCACTGTGGCCGAGCTCGGCAGCACTCCGCTGATCGGCTTCGCCGGCGCTCCTTTCACGCTCGCCGCGTACATGGTGGAAGGCAAGCCTTCCCGCGACCACCTCGGTCCGCGCACCATGATGCATGCCGACCCGGAAACCTGGACGGCGCTGGCCAACTGGGCCGCCGACGCCTCCGGCATGTTCCTTCGGGCACAGCTGGAAGCCGGCGCTTCGGCTGCGCAGCTTTTCGACTCCTGGGCCGGCTCCCTCGGGCTGGCCGATTACCAGCGCTTCGTTGCGCCGGCGTCGTCCCGGGCCCTGGACCATGTCCGCCACCTCGGGGCGCCGTTGATCCACTTCGGCACCGGCACCTCTGAACTGCTCGTCGCCATGCGCGACGTCGGCGTCGACGTCGTGGGGGTCGACTACCGGCTGCCGCTGGACGAGGCCAACCGCCGCCTGGGCGGGTCCGTTCCGCTGCAGGGCAACATCGACCCCGCGCTCCTCTCCGCACCCTGGGAGGTCCTGGAAGCGCATGTCCGCGAGGTGATCAGGGCCGGCTCCGCGGCGCCGGGCCACGTCCTGAACCTGGGCCACGGCGTGCCCCCGGAGACGGATCCCGCCGTGCTGACGCGCGTCGTCGAACTCATCCACTCCATCTCTCCGGAGTAG
- a CDS encoding glutamyl-tRNA reductase, which produces MVLFSLVATHADIDLETVAQLSTGASGLATSALAGSPAVAGAVVLATCNRFEIYGEAPHPDAIGAARAALITQISGASGLNDQLVSRAFSTRTGAEVSQHLFAVSSGLDSAVVGEREIAGQVRRALITAQHEGTASSGLVRLFQAASKTAKDVGAQTALGSRGLSIVSVALDLATDLSENPDWSAKKAVVFGTGAYAGATMSLLRERGCTDVSVYSSSGRAPGFVATRGGTALDEGSLADAVAAADVMIGCSGSDSRVEADDLGRIRANSSQPLIAIDLALTHDFDPAVGDLDGVELLTLESVRLAAPQEQAESLAQASSIVSGAASAFEQEREARSVDSAIVALRRHTMNVLDAEMEKVRARHGCTAAAEEVEFALRRMVKQLLHVPTVRARELAANGQQDVYVAGLEALYGITVEPSPAAAGVRASEAECPVEHAGGDSSPAAGDIRETA; this is translated from the coding sequence GTGGTTCTTTTCTCATTGGTGGCTACACACGCCGACATCGACCTCGAAACCGTTGCTCAGTTGAGCACCGGTGCTTCCGGGCTTGCCACATCCGCCCTCGCCGGATCGCCGGCCGTGGCGGGTGCCGTTGTCCTTGCCACCTGCAACCGCTTTGAAATCTACGGTGAAGCCCCGCATCCCGACGCAATCGGCGCGGCCCGCGCGGCCCTCATCACCCAGATCAGCGGCGCCAGCGGACTCAACGACCAGCTGGTCTCCCGCGCCTTCAGCACCCGCACCGGCGCCGAGGTCAGCCAGCACCTCTTCGCGGTCAGCTCGGGCCTGGACTCCGCCGTCGTCGGCGAACGCGAAATTGCCGGCCAGGTCCGCCGCGCCCTGATCACCGCCCAGCACGAGGGCACCGCGAGCTCCGGCCTGGTCCGGCTGTTCCAAGCAGCGTCAAAGACCGCCAAGGACGTCGGCGCGCAGACCGCGCTTGGTTCGCGCGGCCTCTCGATCGTCTCCGTGGCGCTGGATCTTGCCACGGACTTATCGGAGAACCCGGACTGGTCGGCCAAGAAGGCGGTCGTCTTTGGGACCGGCGCCTATGCCGGGGCCACCATGTCGCTGCTGCGTGAACGCGGCTGCACCGATGTCAGCGTCTATTCCTCCTCGGGCCGCGCGCCCGGTTTCGTCGCCACCCGCGGCGGCACCGCCCTGGATGAGGGCAGCCTCGCCGACGCCGTCGCCGCTGCCGACGTCATGATCGGCTGCAGCGGCTCCGACAGCCGGGTCGAAGCGGACGATCTGGGCCGGATCCGGGCTAACTCGTCGCAGCCGCTCATCGCGATCGACCTGGCCCTGACCCACGACTTCGACCCCGCAGTGGGCGACCTCGACGGCGTCGAACTCCTCACGCTCGAATCGGTCCGGCTCGCCGCACCCCAGGAACAGGCCGAATCACTGGCCCAGGCCAGCAGCATTGTGTCCGGTGCGGCCAGCGCCTTCGAGCAGGAGCGCGAGGCCCGCTCAGTGGACTCGGCGATTGTCGCCCTGCGCCGTCACACGATGAATGTCCTGGACGCCGAAATGGAAAAAGTCCGGGCCCGGCACGGCTGCACTGCGGCCGCCGAGGAAGTCGAATTCGCCCTGCGCCGCATGGTGAAACAATTGCTGCATGTCCCCACCGTCCGGGCCCGCGAGCTGGCCGCCAACGGACAGCAGGATGTCTACGTCGCGGGCCTCGAGGCGCTGTACGGCATCACAGTGGAGCCCTCCCCCGCCGCTGCCGGTGTTCGGGCCTCCGAAGCGGAGTGCCCCGTGGAGCACGCCGGCGGGGACAGCAGCCCCGCCGCCGGCGATATCCGCGAAACCGCGTAG
- the hemQ gene encoding hydrogen peroxide-dependent heme synthase encodes MSHTSAESVTKTGMSVPGESVAGASAPDNSTEQFFTLWTVFKRSADVLRGEDAAEDFESLLKRLAEAGVVHRGSYDVSAMRADADIMVWLHGPKAEDLQRAVRDIRRSKLFAGTEIAWSAMGVHREAEFAKNHTPAFSRGVEPAEWLCVYPFVRSYEWYLLPDAERGAMLRDHGLLGRDFPQVISNTVSSFALGDWEWILGLEAPELVDLVDLMRHLRATEARHHVREEIPFYTGRRVSAAEIAEVLA; translated from the coding sequence ATGAGCCACACTTCTGCCGAATCTGTCACTAAAACCGGAATGTCAGTCCCCGGAGAATCAGTCGCCGGGGCATCGGCGCCCGACAATTCAACCGAGCAGTTCTTCACCCTCTGGACCGTTTTCAAACGGTCCGCAGACGTCCTCCGCGGCGAGGACGCGGCCGAGGACTTCGAGTCGCTGCTGAAACGTCTCGCCGAGGCCGGCGTGGTCCACCGCGGCAGCTACGATGTTTCCGCCATGCGCGCCGACGCGGACATCATGGTCTGGCTCCACGGGCCGAAGGCCGAGGACCTGCAGCGGGCGGTCCGGGACATCCGGCGCAGCAAGCTCTTCGCCGGTACCGAGATCGCCTGGTCCGCCATGGGCGTCCACCGCGAGGCGGAGTTCGCCAAGAACCACACGCCCGCCTTCTCCCGCGGCGTGGAACCGGCCGAATGGCTGTGCGTCTACCCGTTCGTCCGCTCCTACGAGTGGTACCTCCTGCCGGACGCCGAACGCGGCGCGATGCTCCGCGACCACGGCCTGCTGGGCCGCGACTTCCCGCAGGTCATCTCCAACACCGTCTCCTCCTTCGCCCTGGGCGACTGGGAATGGATCCTCGGCCTGGAAGCGCCCGAACTCGTGGACCTCGTGGACCTGATGCGGCACCTGCGCGCCACCGAGGCGCGCCACCACGTCCGCGAGGAAATCCCCTTCTACACCGGCCGACGCGTCAGCGCCGCAGAGATCGCCGAGGTCCTTGCATGA
- the hemC gene encoding hydroxymethylbilane synthase — MTVRIGTRASTLALTQTQQTADQLAAVGGFPVELVHIRTDGDVLTGSLSQMGGTGVFVAALRDALLRDACDVAVHSLKDLPTGAALGLTLAATPKRVDVRDVLCARDGYKLADLPAGASVGTGSPRRAAQLRAARPDLDIRDIRGNVDTRLGRVPGLPGNTTDDVVDGKSCDLDAVVLAAAGLHRIGRLDTVSEYLETDIMLPAAGQGALAIECRTADAPRKAGSTEGSQGVLAQALAALDDPDTRLAVTAERALLARLEAGCAAPVGAYAYRKGSMLYLEAVVCAVDGTASVRDRKATDGLTEVGATLLGIELAEVLLARGAADIADLTAS, encoded by the coding sequence GTGACCGTCCGGATCGGCACCCGCGCCAGCACGCTGGCTCTCACCCAGACCCAACAGACCGCAGACCAGCTCGCCGCCGTCGGCGGGTTTCCCGTGGAGCTCGTCCACATCCGGACGGACGGCGACGTCCTGACCGGCTCGCTGTCCCAAATGGGCGGCACCGGGGTCTTCGTGGCGGCCCTGCGCGACGCGCTGCTGCGCGACGCGTGCGATGTCGCCGTGCATTCGCTCAAGGACCTGCCCACCGGTGCGGCCCTCGGGCTGACCCTCGCGGCGACGCCGAAACGCGTCGACGTCCGTGACGTCCTCTGCGCGCGGGACGGGTACAAGCTCGCCGACCTCCCTGCGGGCGCAAGCGTGGGCACCGGCTCGCCGCGGCGTGCGGCCCAGTTGCGCGCCGCCCGGCCGGACCTGGACATCCGGGATATCCGCGGCAACGTGGACACCCGGCTGGGACGCGTTCCCGGGCTGCCGGGGAACACCACCGACGACGTCGTGGACGGCAAGTCCTGTGACCTCGACGCCGTCGTCCTCGCCGCCGCCGGCCTGCACCGGATCGGCCGGCTGGATACGGTCAGCGAATACCTTGAGACGGACATCATGCTGCCCGCCGCCGGGCAGGGAGCTCTTGCGATCGAGTGCCGTACCGCCGACGCACCACGCAAGGCCGGGTCCACCGAAGGCTCCCAGGGTGTCCTCGCCCAGGCCCTCGCGGCACTCGATGACCCGGACACGCGGCTCGCCGTCACCGCCGAGCGGGCGCTCCTGGCCCGTCTGGAGGCAGGCTGTGCCGCGCCGGTGGGCGCTTATGCGTACCGCAAGGGAAGCATGCTGTACCTCGAAGCCGTGGTCTGCGCCGTCGACGGCACGGCCAGTGTCCGGGACCGGAAGGCGACCGACGGGCTGACCGAGGTCGGCGCGACCCTGCTGGGAATCGAACTGGCCGAAGTCCTGCTGGCCCGCGGAGCCGCCGATATCGCTGACCTGACCGCTTCCTGA
- the hemG gene encoding protoporphyrinogen oxidase yields the protein MEAGAAGTSAEGTAGPSLDGTAVVVGGGISGLLAAREFARAGVRTTVLEAGDAWGGCVGSHAVAGLTLDSGAESFATRTAAVADLAAELGIADEIVVPNPGGAWVQLPDGPRELPRTGVLGIPASPWDPEVRRSLGLLGSLRASIDAVLPASLGTAAEATSVSALVRRRMGRRVLDRLVAPVVGGVHSADPAVLDVDMVAPGLRAGIRQHGSLAAAVAAQRRGAPSAAAGITATADAAGPAKVQSGGLQKAGSAVAGLRGGMNTLVAALLADLRQRGVTLLSGTRARSVHRTAGGWRVTTDQAAYDAGLLVVAVEGPAAVGLLEEVLPELAALRPDAGPDVSLVTLVVDLPALDRAPRGTGVLVAPQSPGVQAKALTHATAKWAWLADRTGPGRHVLRLSYGRGVAPGGTHGGSPDSRGPGAAAPRSDDELFNAALADASALLAVPVSAGEVAGWDVVRWGGALPFASLGHKQRVEAVRSICAADGTLAVVGGWLSGNGLAAIVADTPRQVRSLLP from the coding sequence ATGGAGGCAGGCGCCGCCGGAACGTCCGCGGAAGGAACGGCAGGACCCTCCCTTGACGGGACCGCGGTCGTGGTCGGGGGCGGGATTTCTGGTCTGCTCGCGGCCCGGGAGTTCGCCAGGGCCGGCGTCCGCACTACCGTCCTGGAGGCCGGGGACGCCTGGGGCGGCTGTGTCGGCAGCCATGCCGTGGCCGGTCTGACCCTGGACAGCGGGGCGGAGTCCTTCGCCACCCGCACCGCCGCGGTGGCCGATCTCGCAGCCGAACTCGGGATTGCCGATGAAATTGTCGTTCCCAACCCCGGCGGCGCCTGGGTCCAGCTGCCCGACGGCCCGAGGGAATTGCCCAGGACCGGCGTGCTGGGCATCCCGGCCAGCCCGTGGGACCCGGAAGTCCGCCGCTCCTTGGGCCTGCTTGGCTCCTTGCGTGCCTCGATCGACGCCGTGCTGCCAGCCTCGCTGGGCACCGCCGCCGAGGCCACGAGCGTCTCAGCGCTGGTCCGCCGGCGGATGGGCAGGCGCGTGCTGGACCGGCTCGTGGCACCCGTAGTCGGCGGAGTCCACTCCGCAGATCCCGCCGTACTCGACGTCGACATGGTGGCACCCGGCCTGCGGGCCGGGATCCGCCAGCACGGTTCCCTCGCCGCCGCCGTCGCGGCCCAGCGCAGGGGAGCGCCGTCCGCTGCCGCCGGAATAACCGCGACTGCCGATGCGGCCGGACCGGCGAAGGTCCAGTCTGGCGGTCTTCAGAAAGCCGGCTCCGCCGTCGCCGGCCTGCGCGGCGGGATGAACACGCTCGTGGCCGCTCTGCTGGCCGATCTTCGGCAGCGCGGCGTCACGCTGCTCAGCGGCACCCGTGCCCGGTCCGTGCACCGCACGGCCGGCGGCTGGAGGGTGACCACGGACCAGGCCGCCTACGACGCCGGTCTGCTCGTGGTCGCGGTCGAGGGCCCGGCCGCCGTCGGGCTGCTTGAGGAAGTCCTGCCGGAGCTGGCCGCCCTCCGCCCCGATGCCGGACCCGATGTCAGCCTGGTCACCCTCGTGGTGGACCTCCCGGCCCTGGACCGGGCGCCCCGCGGCACGGGCGTGCTCGTGGCGCCGCAGAGCCCGGGAGTGCAGGCCAAGGCGCTGACGCATGCCACCGCCAAGTGGGCGTGGCTGGCGGACCGGACCGGACCGGGCCGGCATGTGCTCCGGCTCTCCTACGGTCGGGGCGTTGCCCCCGGCGGAACCCACGGCGGAAGCCCGGATTCCCGCGGGCCGGGTGCCGCCGCGCCGCGCTCGGACGATGAACTGTTCAACGCCGCGCTGGCCGATGCGTCGGCCCTGCTCGCTGTCCCCGTCAGTGCCGGGGAGGTGGCCGGCTGGGACGTGGTCCGCTGGGGCGGCGCGCTGCCGTTTGCCTCGCTGGGCCATAAACAGCGTGTCGAGGCCGTCCGGAGCATTTGTGCCGCGGACGGCACGCTCGCCGTTGTGGGCGGGTGGCTGTCCGGCAACGGGCTCGCGGCGATCGTGGCCGACACTCCGCGGCAGGTCCGCAGCCTGCTGCCCTGA
- a CDS encoding SDR family NAD(P)-dependent oxidoreductase: MSEENTLTPQRKIGSGFGRDSTAAEVIAGIDLSGRTAIVTGGYSGLGLETVRALTSAGAAVVVPARRPEHAREVLAAAGLTPGTRGGDVSVAGLDLADQDSVKEFAAGFLAGAAPGTPRSLDILINNAAIMASPEQRVGPGWEAQFATNHLGHFALTNLLWPALAAAGKARVVSLSSTGHKLSGIRFDDINFDSGYDKWRAYGQAKTANALFAVQLDALGRNFGVRAFAVHPGGIMTELQRHLPREEMIAAGWMDEHGTVDSRFKTPAQGAATSVWAATAPALDGMGGVYCEDCEIAELTAPGSPDARIRGVDAHAVDREAAARLWQVSAEMTGINAFPG; this comes from the coding sequence ATGAGCGAGGAAAACACCCTGACACCCCAGCGGAAGATTGGCTCCGGCTTCGGCCGGGATTCGACGGCCGCGGAGGTCATTGCGGGCATCGACTTGTCCGGCAGGACCGCGATCGTCACGGGCGGCTACTCGGGGCTGGGCCTGGAGACCGTACGGGCCCTGACATCCGCCGGTGCCGCGGTGGTGGTGCCGGCCCGGCGGCCGGAGCACGCCCGCGAAGTCCTCGCCGCGGCCGGGCTGACGCCGGGAACCCGCGGCGGCGACGTCAGCGTGGCCGGGCTGGATCTGGCGGACCAGGACAGCGTGAAGGAGTTCGCCGCGGGCTTCCTGGCCGGCGCGGCTCCCGGCACGCCCCGCAGCCTGGATATCCTCATCAACAACGCCGCCATCATGGCTAGTCCGGAGCAGAGGGTGGGTCCGGGCTGGGAAGCGCAGTTCGCCACGAACCACCTGGGCCACTTCGCCCTCACCAACCTGCTGTGGCCGGCGCTGGCCGCGGCGGGGAAGGCCCGCGTGGTCTCGTTGTCCTCCACCGGACACAAGCTGTCCGGGATCCGCTTCGATGACATCAATTTCGACTCCGGCTACGACAAGTGGCGGGCGTACGGCCAGGCCAAGACGGCCAACGCACTCTTCGCCGTCCAGCTCGACGCCCTGGGCCGGAACTTCGGCGTGCGCGCCTTCGCCGTGCATCCCGGCGGCATCATGACGGAACTGCAGCGGCACCTGCCACGGGAGGAAATGATTGCTGCGGGCTGGATGGACGAGCACGGCACCGTCGACTCCCGGTTCAAGACACCGGCGCAGGGTGCGGCCACCTCGGTCTGGGCCGCGACGGCGCCGGCGCTCGACGGTATGGGCGGCGTCTACTGTGAGGACTGCGAGATCGCCGAACTCACGGCGCCAGGCTCACCCGACGCGAGGATCAGGGGCGTGGACGCCCACGCTGTGGACCGGGAGGCTGCCGCACGGCTGTGGCAGGTGTCGGCCGAAATGACCGGGATCAACGCTTTTCCCGGCTAG
- a CDS encoding uroporphyrinogen-III synthase has product MGRDNASHKGNSGPDGHARGALDGARILIARSPDRAGELIAALRRLGAEPVLLPLIDFEMARDQHSLDVAFDALGAGAYNWLVISSVTTVQVLEGKAAERGSTLAAWLPGHVQVATIGPATRQILESRGISVDLAPTALQSGTGLLGVWPEGRGSVLLPQADIADARLRRGLEARGASVQAVTAYRTVDYPANPGLSLPPCQPPLQGADAGAPADVLTAAEAKREIVAGRLDAVVAASPSAARRILADLAPLGRCKFVAIGRSTAAEAAELGLTVAAVAETPTASGLVAAVVRSQPVAEPAAGTSAAGRAQAEHSPAVRFPANLFPAVRFPAEHPAKDNT; this is encoded by the coding sequence ATGGGACGCGACAACGCCAGCCACAAGGGCAACAGCGGGCCGGACGGTCACGCCCGGGGAGCCTTGGACGGTGCCCGGATCCTGATCGCCCGTAGCCCGGACCGCGCCGGTGAGCTCATCGCGGCCCTGCGCCGGCTGGGTGCCGAGCCCGTGCTGCTGCCCCTCATCGACTTCGAGATGGCACGCGACCAGCACTCCCTGGACGTCGCCTTCGACGCCCTCGGCGCCGGTGCCTACAACTGGCTCGTCATCAGCAGCGTGACCACAGTCCAAGTGCTCGAGGGCAAGGCCGCGGAACGCGGCTCCACGCTGGCCGCATGGCTTCCCGGCCACGTCCAGGTGGCCACGATCGGGCCCGCCACCCGGCAGATCCTCGAATCGAGGGGGATCAGCGTGGACCTCGCGCCAACGGCACTGCAGTCCGGGACCGGCCTGCTGGGAGTCTGGCCGGAAGGCCGCGGCAGCGTGCTCCTGCCCCAGGCCGACATCGCCGATGCCAGGCTCCGCCGCGGGCTGGAGGCCCGCGGCGCCTCGGTGCAGGCAGTCACGGCGTACCGGACGGTGGACTACCCTGCTAATCCAGGCCTGAGCCTGCCGCCCTGCCAGCCGCCGCTGCAGGGCGCCGACGCCGGCGCGCCCGCCGACGTCCTGACAGCCGCCGAAGCGAAACGCGAGATCGTCGCCGGCCGGCTCGACGCCGTCGTCGCCGCGTCACCAAGTGCGGCGCGCCGCATCCTTGCGGACCTCGCCCCGCTCGGCAGATGCAAGTTCGTCGCGATCGGGCGTTCGACGGCGGCGGAGGCGGCTGAGCTTGGACTCACGGTCGCCGCCGTCGCCGAAACCCCGACCGCGTCAGGCCTCGTCGCCGCCGTCGTCCGTTCCCAGCCGGTGGCGGAGCCGGCCGCCGGGACCTCAGCAGCCGGCCGCGCACAGGCAGAGCACTCACCGGCAGTTCGATTTCCAGCAAATCTCTTTCCAGCCGTACGTTTTCCAGCAGAGCATCCAGCGAAGGACAACACATGA